In Nicotiana tabacum cultivar K326 chromosome 19, ASM71507v2, whole genome shotgun sequence, one DNA window encodes the following:
- the LOC107787644 gene encoding uncharacterized protein LOC107787644 isoform X5 — translation MVETRRSSSSSKRSLSSPSSPISNGKRSKGELNESGPESAEQEVRSADLDAAADVPQKSLETEAANEPLVSPMTLGDSVIDVEKSKAKESALNRGKKRQLKSNVAAAAWGKLVSQCSQNPHVVMHRATYTVGQGRGSDLWIGDSSVSKTLCNLKHTETEKGVSITLLEVMGKKGDVQVNGKVYPKNSTVPLKGGDEVVFGSSGQHSYIFDDNLSAASFAHSVSILGAHSGSIKGLHLEARSRDPSTVAVASTLASLSNLPKELSLLPPSSQNGKDVKQSSEVPILPAASGVADKDDLDIDMKDASDCNDVPRVLVDEKNDVTSPDVGNGNLNLDNIALDSVDAEIGKVRPLLRVLAGSSASEFGLSGISKILEEQRDFRELFKDFDPPISALTRRQAFKNALEQGVLDFNNIEVSFENFPYYLSENTKDILIASTYIHLKCNKFAKYTSDLPTVCPRILLSGPAGSEIYQETLAKALAKHFGAKLLIVDSLLLPGGSIAKDVDPVKESSKPGRASVFAKRAAQAAALHLNKKPASSVEADITGGSTISSHAQPKQEASTASSKNYTFKKGDRVKYVGSSSGFSPLQTPLRGPTYGYKGKVVLAFEENGSSKIGVRFDKSIPEGNDLGGLCDEDHGFFCAADLLRLDSSSTDEIDKLAINELFEVASNESKSSPLVLFIKDIEKSMVGNPEAYAAFKIKLEHLPENVVAIASLTQSDNRKEKSHPGGLLFTKFGSNQTALLDLAFPDNFGRLHDRSKETPKTMKQLIRLFPNKVTIQIPQDETLLSDWKQQLDRDMETMKSQANIASIRNVLNRIRIDCPDLETLCIKDQALTNESVEKIVGWALSHHFMHESESSVKDAKLVISGESIAYGLNILQGIQSETKSSKKSLKDVVTENEFEKRLLGDVIPPSDIGVTFNDIGALETVKDTLKELVMLPLQRPELFCKGQLTKPCKGILLFGPPGTGKTMLAKAVATEAGANFINISMSSITSKWFGEGEKYVKAVFTLASKIAPSVVFVDEVDSMLGRRENPGEHEAMRKMKNEFMVNWDGLRTKDKERVLVLAATNRPFDLDEAVIRRLPRRLMVNVPDAPNRKKILRVILAKEELVPNVDVEAIANMTEGYSGSDLKNLCVTAAHCPIREILEKEKKEKASAVAENKPSPALHSSADIRPLNMDDFKYAHEQVCASVSPESSNMNELLQWNELYGEGGSRKKTSLSYFM, via the exons ATGGTTGAGACCAGACGCAGCTCTTCGTCCTCCAAGCGTTCTCTCTCGTCCCCCTCCTCTCCTATTTCTAACGGCAAGCGCTCCAAG GGTGAGTTGAATGAATCAGGACCTGAATCTGCTGAACAAGAGGTTCGATCAGCTGATCTGGACGCTGCTGCTGATGTGCCACAAAAATCGCTGGAAACTGAAGCCGCAAACGAGCCTTTGGTATCACCCATGACTTTAG GTGATTCTGTGATAGATGTGGAGAAGTCTAAGGCAAAAGAGTCGGCATTGAATCGGGGAAAGAAGCGGCAGCTGAAATCTAATGTTGCTGCTGCTGCATGGGGTAAACTTGTTTCACAGTGCTCTCAG AATCCTCATGTTGTCATGCATCGTGCAACTTATACTGTAGGTCAAGGTCGTGGCAGTGACTTGTGGATAGGAGATTCATCTGTTAGTAAAACTTTATGTAATCTCAAGCATACTGAGACAGAG AAAGGGGTATCCATCACTCTTCTTGAAGTTATGGGGAAAAAAGGCGACGTGCAAGTCAATGGCAAGGTCTACCCTAAAAATTCTACTGTCCCTCTCAAAGGAGGTGATGAAGTTGTTTTTGGGTCATCTGGTCAACATTCTTAT ATCTTTGATGACAACTTATCTGCTGCAAGTTTTGCTCATTCTGTTAGCATATTGGGAGCTCATAGCGGATCAATCAAGGGACTGCATCTTGAGGCAAGGTCCAGGGATCCCTCCACTGTAGCAGTTGCATCGACCCTGGCATCTTTGTCAAATCTTCCAAAAGAGTTGTCTCTTCTCCCACCATCATCTCAAAATGGTAAGGATGTAAAACAAAGTTCAGAGGTGCCAATACTACCCGCTGCCAGTGGAGTGGCAGATAAAGATGATTTAGATATTGATATGAAGGATGCTTCTGATTGTAATGATGTACCTCGTGTTTTGGTGGATGAGAAGAATGACGTGACATCTCCCGATGTTGGAAATGGTAACTTGAATCTTGATAACATTGCACTAGATTCAGTTGATGCAGAGATTGGGAAGGTGCGACCTCTCCTGCGAGTACTTGCTGGATCTTCTGCTTCTGAGTTTGGTTTAAGTGGTATTTCCAAAATTCTCGAGGAGCAAAGGGATTTCCGAGAGCTATTCAAGGATTTTGATCCTCCAATTTCGGCTTTAACTAGGCGCCAAGCATTTAAAAATGCCTTAGAGCAAGGAGTACTTGATTTCAACAATATTGAGGTCTCATTTGAAAATTTTCCATATTATTTAAG TGAGAACACCAAGGATATTCTGATTGCTTCCACTTATATACACTTGAAGTGTAACAAGTTTGCAAAATATACTTCAGATCTCCCCACAGTGTGCCCTAGGATTTTGCTATCAGGTCCGGCAG GTTCAGAAATTTATCAGGAGACGCTGGCCAAAGCACTTGCTAAACACTTTGGTGCTAAGCTACTGATAGTTGATTCTCTCTTGCTGCCTGGT GGTTCAATTGCCAAAGATGTCGACCCTGTGAAAGAAAGCTCAAAGCCAGGGAGAGCTAGTGTATTTGCTAAACGTGCTGCACAAGCAGCGGCACTGCATCTTAATAAGAAGCCAGCTTCAAGTGTTGAGGCGGATATAACTGGTGGTTCAACGATAAGTTCTCATGCTCAGCCCAAGCAGGAGGCATCTACTGCCTCGTCAAAAAACTACACTTTCAAAAAAG GTGACAGAGTGAAGTATGTTGGATCTTCATCAGGCTTTTCTCCGCTGCAAACACCTTTAAG GGGTCCAACATATGGTTACAAGGGAAAAGTGGTTCTTGCATTTGAGGAAAATGGGTCCTCTAAAATTGGTGTCAGATTTGATAAATCAATTCCGGAGGGTAATGATCTTGGAGGTCTGTGCGATGAAGATCATGGGTTCTTTTGTGCTG CTGACTTGCTCCGCCTTGACAGCTCAAGTACTGATGAAATTGATAAACTTGCTATCAATGAACTCTTTGAG GTTGCTTCAAATGAAAGTAAAAGTAGTCCTCTAGTTTTGTTCATCAAAGACATTGAGAAGTCTATGGTGGGAAATCCTGAGGCTTATGCTGCTTTCAAGATTAAGCTCGAACATTTGCCAGAGAATGTTGTTGCCATAGCATCCCTTACCCAGTCGGACAACCGAAAGGAGAAA tCGCATCCTGGTGGCCTGCTATTTACAAAATTTGGAAGTAACCAAACGGCATTGCTTGACCTTGCCTTCCCA GATAATTTTGGTAGGTTGCATGATAGAAGCAAAGAAACCCCCAAGACAATGAAGCAGCTCATCCGCCTGTTCCCCAATAAAGTTACCATACAGATTCCTCAG GATGAAACCTTATTATCAGACTGGAAGCAACAGTTAGATCGGGATATGGAAACTATGAAATCTCAGGCAAACATAGCAAGCATTCGCAAT GTTTTGAATCGAATCAGAATTGATTGCCCTGACCTTGAAACATTATGCATAAAAGATCAAGCCCTCACAAATGAAA GTGTTGAAAAGATAGTCGGCTGGGCTTTGAGTCATCACTTTATGCACGAATCCGAGTCTTCTGTGAAGGACGCCAAGCTAGTTATCTCCGGTGAAAG CATTGCTTATGGGCTCAATATCTTGCAAGGCATTCAGAGTGAAACCAAGAGTTCAAAGAAATCCCTCAAG GATGTGGTTACTGAAAACGAGTTCGAGAAGAGACTACTTGGGGACGTAATTCCACCTAGTGATATTGGTGTTACTTTTAATGACATTGGGGCCTTGGAAACTGTCAAGGATACTCTAAAAGAATTGGTGATGTTGCCTCTTCAGAGACCAGAATTGTTTTGTAAAGGACAGCTGACCAAG CCTTGCAAGGGAATATTGCTCTTTGGACCTCCAGGTACCGGTAAAACAATGCTTGCAAAAGCTGTTGCTACTGAGGCTGGTGCAAACTTTATAAACATATCAATGTCAAGCATTACGTCAAAG TGGTTCGGTGAAGGGGAGAAGTATGTCAAAGCAGTCTTCACTTTAGCTAGTAAAATAGCGCCTAGTGTTGTTTTCGTTGACGAG GTGGACAGCATGTTAGGAAGACGAGAAAATCCAGGAGAGCATGAAGCTATGCGGAAAATGAAGAATGAATTCATGGTAAATTGGGATGGTTTGCGTACAAAAGACAAGGAACGGGTGCTTGTGCTTGCTGCAACAAATAGACCCTTTGACCTTGATGAAGCAGTTATTAGGAGGCTTCCCCGCCG GTTGATGGTAAACGTGCCAGATGCTCCAAACAGAAAGAAAATTTTGAGAGTGATATTGGCGAAGGAAGAATTAGTGCCAAATGTGGATGTAGAAGCTATTGCTAATATGACGGAAGGGTATTCAGGGAGTGATTTAAAG AATTTATGTGTGACAGCTGCGCATTGCCCGATTAGAGAAATTTTGGAGAAAGAGAAGAAG GAGAAAGCATCGGCAGTTGCAGAGAACAAACCAAGTCCGGCATTGCATAGTAGTGCAGACATCCGTCCACTTAACATGGATGATTTTAAGTATGCACATGAACAG
- the LOC107787644 gene encoding uncharacterized protein LOC107787644 isoform X3 produces the protein MVETRRSSSSSKRSLSSPSSPISNGKRSKTAEALSSSTNDTLGEKIQGELNESGPESAEQEVRSADLDAAADVPQKSLETEAANEPLVSPMTLDVEKSKAKESALNRGKKRQLKSNVAAAAWGKLVSQCSQNPHVVMHRATYTVGQGRGSDLWIGDSSVSKTLCNLKHTETEKGVSITLLEVMGKKGDVQVNGKVYPKNSTVPLKGGDEVVFGSSGQHSYIFDDNLSAASFAHSVSILGAHSGSIKGLHLEARSRDPSTVAVASTLASLSNLPKELSLLPPSSQNGKDVKQSSEVPILPAASGVADKDDLDIDMKDASDCNDVPRVLVDEKNDVTSPDVGNGNLNLDNIALDSVDAEIGKVRPLLRVLAGSSASEFGLSGISKILEEQRDFRELFKDFDPPISALTRRQAFKNALEQGVLDFNNIEVSFENFPYYLSENTKDILIASTYIHLKCNKFAKYTSDLPTVCPRILLSGPAGSEIYQETLAKALAKHFGAKLLIVDSLLLPGGSIAKDVDPVKESSKPGRASVFAKRAAQAAALHLNKKPASSVEADITGGSTISSHAQPKQEASTASSKNYTFKKGDRVKYVGSSSGFSPLQTPLRGPTYGYKGKVVLAFEENGSSKIGVRFDKSIPEGNDLGGLCDEDHGFFCAADLLRLDSSSTDEIDKLAINELFEVASNESKSSPLVLFIKDIEKSMVGNPEAYAAFKIKLEHLPENVVAIASLTQSDNRKEKSHPGGLLFTKFGSNQTALLDLAFPDNFGRLHDRSKETPKTMKQLIRLFPNKVTIQIPQDETLLSDWKQQLDRDMETMKSQANIASIRNVLNRIRIDCPDLETLCIKDQALTNESVEKIVGWALSHHFMHESESSVKDAKLVISGESIAYGLNILQGIQSETKSSKKSLKDVVTENEFEKRLLGDVIPPSDIGVTFNDIGALETVKDTLKELVMLPLQRPELFCKGQLTKPCKGILLFGPPGTGKTMLAKAVATEAGANFINISMSSITSKWFGEGEKYVKAVFTLASKIAPSVVFVDEVDSMLGRRENPGEHEAMRKMKNEFMVNWDGLRTKDKERVLVLAATNRPFDLDEAVIRRLPRRLMVNVPDAPNRKKILRVILAKEELVPNVDVEAIANMTEGYSGSDLKNLCVTAAHCPIREILEKEKKEKASAVAENKPSPALHSSADIRPLNMDDFKYAHEQVCASVSPESSNMNELLQWNELYGEGGSRKKTSLSYFM, from the exons ATGGTTGAGACCAGACGCAGCTCTTCGTCCTCCAAGCGTTCTCTCTCGTCCCCCTCCTCTCCTATTTCTAACGGCAAGCGCTCCAAG ACGGCGGAGGCATTGTCATCGTCGACTAATGATACGCTTGGGGAGAAAATCCAGGGTGAGTTGAATGAATCAGGACCTGAATCTGCTGAACAAGAGGTTCGATCAGCTGATCTGGACGCTGCTGCTGATGTGCCACAAAAATCGCTGGAAACTGAAGCCGCAAACGAGCCTTTGGTATCACCCATGACTTTAG ATGTGGAGAAGTCTAAGGCAAAAGAGTCGGCATTGAATCGGGGAAAGAAGCGGCAGCTGAAATCTAATGTTGCTGCTGCTGCATGGGGTAAACTTGTTTCACAGTGCTCTCAG AATCCTCATGTTGTCATGCATCGTGCAACTTATACTGTAGGTCAAGGTCGTGGCAGTGACTTGTGGATAGGAGATTCATCTGTTAGTAAAACTTTATGTAATCTCAAGCATACTGAGACAGAG AAAGGGGTATCCATCACTCTTCTTGAAGTTATGGGGAAAAAAGGCGACGTGCAAGTCAATGGCAAGGTCTACCCTAAAAATTCTACTGTCCCTCTCAAAGGAGGTGATGAAGTTGTTTTTGGGTCATCTGGTCAACATTCTTAT ATCTTTGATGACAACTTATCTGCTGCAAGTTTTGCTCATTCTGTTAGCATATTGGGAGCTCATAGCGGATCAATCAAGGGACTGCATCTTGAGGCAAGGTCCAGGGATCCCTCCACTGTAGCAGTTGCATCGACCCTGGCATCTTTGTCAAATCTTCCAAAAGAGTTGTCTCTTCTCCCACCATCATCTCAAAATGGTAAGGATGTAAAACAAAGTTCAGAGGTGCCAATACTACCCGCTGCCAGTGGAGTGGCAGATAAAGATGATTTAGATATTGATATGAAGGATGCTTCTGATTGTAATGATGTACCTCGTGTTTTGGTGGATGAGAAGAATGACGTGACATCTCCCGATGTTGGAAATGGTAACTTGAATCTTGATAACATTGCACTAGATTCAGTTGATGCAGAGATTGGGAAGGTGCGACCTCTCCTGCGAGTACTTGCTGGATCTTCTGCTTCTGAGTTTGGTTTAAGTGGTATTTCCAAAATTCTCGAGGAGCAAAGGGATTTCCGAGAGCTATTCAAGGATTTTGATCCTCCAATTTCGGCTTTAACTAGGCGCCAAGCATTTAAAAATGCCTTAGAGCAAGGAGTACTTGATTTCAACAATATTGAGGTCTCATTTGAAAATTTTCCATATTATTTAAG TGAGAACACCAAGGATATTCTGATTGCTTCCACTTATATACACTTGAAGTGTAACAAGTTTGCAAAATATACTTCAGATCTCCCCACAGTGTGCCCTAGGATTTTGCTATCAGGTCCGGCAG GTTCAGAAATTTATCAGGAGACGCTGGCCAAAGCACTTGCTAAACACTTTGGTGCTAAGCTACTGATAGTTGATTCTCTCTTGCTGCCTGGT GGTTCAATTGCCAAAGATGTCGACCCTGTGAAAGAAAGCTCAAAGCCAGGGAGAGCTAGTGTATTTGCTAAACGTGCTGCACAAGCAGCGGCACTGCATCTTAATAAGAAGCCAGCTTCAAGTGTTGAGGCGGATATAACTGGTGGTTCAACGATAAGTTCTCATGCTCAGCCCAAGCAGGAGGCATCTACTGCCTCGTCAAAAAACTACACTTTCAAAAAAG GTGACAGAGTGAAGTATGTTGGATCTTCATCAGGCTTTTCTCCGCTGCAAACACCTTTAAG GGGTCCAACATATGGTTACAAGGGAAAAGTGGTTCTTGCATTTGAGGAAAATGGGTCCTCTAAAATTGGTGTCAGATTTGATAAATCAATTCCGGAGGGTAATGATCTTGGAGGTCTGTGCGATGAAGATCATGGGTTCTTTTGTGCTG CTGACTTGCTCCGCCTTGACAGCTCAAGTACTGATGAAATTGATAAACTTGCTATCAATGAACTCTTTGAG GTTGCTTCAAATGAAAGTAAAAGTAGTCCTCTAGTTTTGTTCATCAAAGACATTGAGAAGTCTATGGTGGGAAATCCTGAGGCTTATGCTGCTTTCAAGATTAAGCTCGAACATTTGCCAGAGAATGTTGTTGCCATAGCATCCCTTACCCAGTCGGACAACCGAAAGGAGAAA tCGCATCCTGGTGGCCTGCTATTTACAAAATTTGGAAGTAACCAAACGGCATTGCTTGACCTTGCCTTCCCA GATAATTTTGGTAGGTTGCATGATAGAAGCAAAGAAACCCCCAAGACAATGAAGCAGCTCATCCGCCTGTTCCCCAATAAAGTTACCATACAGATTCCTCAG GATGAAACCTTATTATCAGACTGGAAGCAACAGTTAGATCGGGATATGGAAACTATGAAATCTCAGGCAAACATAGCAAGCATTCGCAAT GTTTTGAATCGAATCAGAATTGATTGCCCTGACCTTGAAACATTATGCATAAAAGATCAAGCCCTCACAAATGAAA GTGTTGAAAAGATAGTCGGCTGGGCTTTGAGTCATCACTTTATGCACGAATCCGAGTCTTCTGTGAAGGACGCCAAGCTAGTTATCTCCGGTGAAAG CATTGCTTATGGGCTCAATATCTTGCAAGGCATTCAGAGTGAAACCAAGAGTTCAAAGAAATCCCTCAAG GATGTGGTTACTGAAAACGAGTTCGAGAAGAGACTACTTGGGGACGTAATTCCACCTAGTGATATTGGTGTTACTTTTAATGACATTGGGGCCTTGGAAACTGTCAAGGATACTCTAAAAGAATTGGTGATGTTGCCTCTTCAGAGACCAGAATTGTTTTGTAAAGGACAGCTGACCAAG CCTTGCAAGGGAATATTGCTCTTTGGACCTCCAGGTACCGGTAAAACAATGCTTGCAAAAGCTGTTGCTACTGAGGCTGGTGCAAACTTTATAAACATATCAATGTCAAGCATTACGTCAAAG TGGTTCGGTGAAGGGGAGAAGTATGTCAAAGCAGTCTTCACTTTAGCTAGTAAAATAGCGCCTAGTGTTGTTTTCGTTGACGAG GTGGACAGCATGTTAGGAAGACGAGAAAATCCAGGAGAGCATGAAGCTATGCGGAAAATGAAGAATGAATTCATGGTAAATTGGGATGGTTTGCGTACAAAAGACAAGGAACGGGTGCTTGTGCTTGCTGCAACAAATAGACCCTTTGACCTTGATGAAGCAGTTATTAGGAGGCTTCCCCGCCG GTTGATGGTAAACGTGCCAGATGCTCCAAACAGAAAGAAAATTTTGAGAGTGATATTGGCGAAGGAAGAATTAGTGCCAAATGTGGATGTAGAAGCTATTGCTAATATGACGGAAGGGTATTCAGGGAGTGATTTAAAG AATTTATGTGTGACAGCTGCGCATTGCCCGATTAGAGAAATTTTGGAGAAAGAGAAGAAG GAGAAAGCATCGGCAGTTGCAGAGAACAAACCAAGTCCGGCATTGCATAGTAGTGCAGACATCCGTCCACTTAACATGGATGATTTTAAGTATGCACATGAACAG
- the LOC107787644 gene encoding uncharacterized protein LOC107787644 isoform X4: MVETRRSSSSSKRSLSSPSSPISNGKRSKTAEALSSSTNDTLGEKIQGELNESGPESAEQEVRSADLDAAADVPQKSLETEAANEPLVSPMTLDVEKSKAKESALNRGKKRQLKSNVAAAAWGKLVSQCSQNPHVVMHRATYTVGQGRGSDLWIGDSSVSKTLCNLKHTETEKGVSITLLEVMGKKGDVQVNGKVYPKNSTVPLKGGDEVVFGSSGQHSYIFDDNLSAASFAHSVSILGAHSGSIKGLHLEARSRDPSTVAVASTLASLSNLPKELSLLPPSSQNGKDVKQSSEVPILPAASGVADKDDLDIDMKDASDCNDVPRVLVDEKNDVTSPDVGNGNLNLDNIALDSVDAEIGKVRPLLRVLAGSSASEFGLSGISKILEEQRDFRELFKDFDPPISALTRRQAFKNALEQGVLDFNNIEVSFENFPYYLSENTKDILIASTYIHLKCNKFAKYTSDLPTVCPRILLSGSEIYQETLAKALAKHFGAKLLIVDSLLLPGGSIAKDVDPVKESSKPGRASVFAKRAAQAAALHLNKKPASSVEADITGGSTISSHAQPKQEASTASSKNYTFKKGDRVKYVGSSSGFSPLQTPLRGPTYGYKGKVVLAFEENGSSKIGVRFDKSIPEGNDLGGLCDEDHGFFCAADLLRLDSSSTDEIDKLAINELFEVASNESKSSPLVLFIKDIEKSMVGNPEAYAAFKIKLEHLPENVVAIASLTQSDNRKEKSHPGGLLFTKFGSNQTALLDLAFPDNFGRLHDRSKETPKTMKQLIRLFPNKVTIQIPQDETLLSDWKQQLDRDMETMKSQANIASIRNVLNRIRIDCPDLETLCIKDQALTNESVEKIVGWALSHHFMHESESSVKDAKLVISGESIAYGLNILQGIQSETKSSKKSLKDVVTENEFEKRLLGDVIPPSDIGVTFNDIGALETVKDTLKELVMLPLQRPELFCKGQLTKPCKGILLFGPPGTGKTMLAKAVATEAGANFINISMSSITSKWFGEGEKYVKAVFTLASKIAPSVVFVDEVDSMLGRRENPGEHEAMRKMKNEFMVNWDGLRTKDKERVLVLAATNRPFDLDEAVIRRLPRRLMVNVPDAPNRKKILRVILAKEELVPNVDVEAIANMTEGYSGSDLKNLCVTAAHCPIREILEKEKKEKASAVAENKPSPALHSSADIRPLNMDDFKYAHEQVCASVSPESSNMNELLQWNELYGEGGSRKKTSLSYFM, encoded by the exons ATGGTTGAGACCAGACGCAGCTCTTCGTCCTCCAAGCGTTCTCTCTCGTCCCCCTCCTCTCCTATTTCTAACGGCAAGCGCTCCAAG ACGGCGGAGGCATTGTCATCGTCGACTAATGATACGCTTGGGGAGAAAATCCAGGGTGAGTTGAATGAATCAGGACCTGAATCTGCTGAACAAGAGGTTCGATCAGCTGATCTGGACGCTGCTGCTGATGTGCCACAAAAATCGCTGGAAACTGAAGCCGCAAACGAGCCTTTGGTATCACCCATGACTTTAG ATGTGGAGAAGTCTAAGGCAAAAGAGTCGGCATTGAATCGGGGAAAGAAGCGGCAGCTGAAATCTAATGTTGCTGCTGCTGCATGGGGTAAACTTGTTTCACAGTGCTCTCAG AATCCTCATGTTGTCATGCATCGTGCAACTTATACTGTAGGTCAAGGTCGTGGCAGTGACTTGTGGATAGGAGATTCATCTGTTAGTAAAACTTTATGTAATCTCAAGCATACTGAGACAGAG AAAGGGGTATCCATCACTCTTCTTGAAGTTATGGGGAAAAAAGGCGACGTGCAAGTCAATGGCAAGGTCTACCCTAAAAATTCTACTGTCCCTCTCAAAGGAGGTGATGAAGTTGTTTTTGGGTCATCTGGTCAACATTCTTAT ATCTTTGATGACAACTTATCTGCTGCAAGTTTTGCTCATTCTGTTAGCATATTGGGAGCTCATAGCGGATCAATCAAGGGACTGCATCTTGAGGCAAGGTCCAGGGATCCCTCCACTGTAGCAGTTGCATCGACCCTGGCATCTTTGTCAAATCTTCCAAAAGAGTTGTCTCTTCTCCCACCATCATCTCAAAATGGTAAGGATGTAAAACAAAGTTCAGAGGTGCCAATACTACCCGCTGCCAGTGGAGTGGCAGATAAAGATGATTTAGATATTGATATGAAGGATGCTTCTGATTGTAATGATGTACCTCGTGTTTTGGTGGATGAGAAGAATGACGTGACATCTCCCGATGTTGGAAATGGTAACTTGAATCTTGATAACATTGCACTAGATTCAGTTGATGCAGAGATTGGGAAGGTGCGACCTCTCCTGCGAGTACTTGCTGGATCTTCTGCTTCTGAGTTTGGTTTAAGTGGTATTTCCAAAATTCTCGAGGAGCAAAGGGATTTCCGAGAGCTATTCAAGGATTTTGATCCTCCAATTTCGGCTTTAACTAGGCGCCAAGCATTTAAAAATGCCTTAGAGCAAGGAGTACTTGATTTCAACAATATTGAGGTCTCATTTGAAAATTTTCCATATTATTTAAG TGAGAACACCAAGGATATTCTGATTGCTTCCACTTATATACACTTGAAGTGTAACAAGTTTGCAAAATATACTTCAGATCTCCCCACAGTGTGCCCTAGGATTTTGCTATCAG GTTCAGAAATTTATCAGGAGACGCTGGCCAAAGCACTTGCTAAACACTTTGGTGCTAAGCTACTGATAGTTGATTCTCTCTTGCTGCCTGGT GGTTCAATTGCCAAAGATGTCGACCCTGTGAAAGAAAGCTCAAAGCCAGGGAGAGCTAGTGTATTTGCTAAACGTGCTGCACAAGCAGCGGCACTGCATCTTAATAAGAAGCCAGCTTCAAGTGTTGAGGCGGATATAACTGGTGGTTCAACGATAAGTTCTCATGCTCAGCCCAAGCAGGAGGCATCTACTGCCTCGTCAAAAAACTACACTTTCAAAAAAG GTGACAGAGTGAAGTATGTTGGATCTTCATCAGGCTTTTCTCCGCTGCAAACACCTTTAAG GGGTCCAACATATGGTTACAAGGGAAAAGTGGTTCTTGCATTTGAGGAAAATGGGTCCTCTAAAATTGGTGTCAGATTTGATAAATCAATTCCGGAGGGTAATGATCTTGGAGGTCTGTGCGATGAAGATCATGGGTTCTTTTGTGCTG CTGACTTGCTCCGCCTTGACAGCTCAAGTACTGATGAAATTGATAAACTTGCTATCAATGAACTCTTTGAG GTTGCTTCAAATGAAAGTAAAAGTAGTCCTCTAGTTTTGTTCATCAAAGACATTGAGAAGTCTATGGTGGGAAATCCTGAGGCTTATGCTGCTTTCAAGATTAAGCTCGAACATTTGCCAGAGAATGTTGTTGCCATAGCATCCCTTACCCAGTCGGACAACCGAAAGGAGAAA tCGCATCCTGGTGGCCTGCTATTTACAAAATTTGGAAGTAACCAAACGGCATTGCTTGACCTTGCCTTCCCA GATAATTTTGGTAGGTTGCATGATAGAAGCAAAGAAACCCCCAAGACAATGAAGCAGCTCATCCGCCTGTTCCCCAATAAAGTTACCATACAGATTCCTCAG GATGAAACCTTATTATCAGACTGGAAGCAACAGTTAGATCGGGATATGGAAACTATGAAATCTCAGGCAAACATAGCAAGCATTCGCAAT GTTTTGAATCGAATCAGAATTGATTGCCCTGACCTTGAAACATTATGCATAAAAGATCAAGCCCTCACAAATGAAA GTGTTGAAAAGATAGTCGGCTGGGCTTTGAGTCATCACTTTATGCACGAATCCGAGTCTTCTGTGAAGGACGCCAAGCTAGTTATCTCCGGTGAAAG CATTGCTTATGGGCTCAATATCTTGCAAGGCATTCAGAGTGAAACCAAGAGTTCAAAGAAATCCCTCAAG GATGTGGTTACTGAAAACGAGTTCGAGAAGAGACTACTTGGGGACGTAATTCCACCTAGTGATATTGGTGTTACTTTTAATGACATTGGGGCCTTGGAAACTGTCAAGGATACTCTAAAAGAATTGGTGATGTTGCCTCTTCAGAGACCAGAATTGTTTTGTAAAGGACAGCTGACCAAG CCTTGCAAGGGAATATTGCTCTTTGGACCTCCAGGTACCGGTAAAACAATGCTTGCAAAAGCTGTTGCTACTGAGGCTGGTGCAAACTTTATAAACATATCAATGTCAAGCATTACGTCAAAG TGGTTCGGTGAAGGGGAGAAGTATGTCAAAGCAGTCTTCACTTTAGCTAGTAAAATAGCGCCTAGTGTTGTTTTCGTTGACGAG GTGGACAGCATGTTAGGAAGACGAGAAAATCCAGGAGAGCATGAAGCTATGCGGAAAATGAAGAATGAATTCATGGTAAATTGGGATGGTTTGCGTACAAAAGACAAGGAACGGGTGCTTGTGCTTGCTGCAACAAATAGACCCTTTGACCTTGATGAAGCAGTTATTAGGAGGCTTCCCCGCCG GTTGATGGTAAACGTGCCAGATGCTCCAAACAGAAAGAAAATTTTGAGAGTGATATTGGCGAAGGAAGAATTAGTGCCAAATGTGGATGTAGAAGCTATTGCTAATATGACGGAAGGGTATTCAGGGAGTGATTTAAAG AATTTATGTGTGACAGCTGCGCATTGCCCGATTAGAGAAATTTTGGAGAAAGAGAAGAAG GAGAAAGCATCGGCAGTTGCAGAGAACAAACCAAGTCCGGCATTGCATAGTAGTGCAGACATCCGTCCACTTAACATGGATGATTTTAAGTATGCACATGAACAG